Proteins co-encoded in one Stomoxys calcitrans chromosome 5, idStoCalc2.1, whole genome shotgun sequence genomic window:
- the LOC106085312 gene encoding general odorant-binding protein 99a, whose protein sequence is MKFAAVVLFALFAVASAEYKLRNQEDLMKARKECMEAKKVTPELIEKYKKFDFPDDETTRCYIECVFEKFELFDAKEGFKNDNLVAQLGQGKDNKDAVKTDVEKCADKNEQKSDSCSWAFRGFKCFIKSNLPLVMDSLKKN, encoded by the exons ATGAAATTTGCAGCTGTCGTTCTGTTTGCACTCTTCGCAGTG GCCTCTGCTGAATATAAGCTACGCAACCAAGAGGATTTAATGAAAGCCCGCAAGGAATGCATGGAAGCCAAAAAGGTCACACCCGAATTAATCGAGAAATACAAGAAATTCGATTTCCCCGATGATGAGACCACCCGCTGCTACATTGAGTGTGTCTTCGAGAAGTTTGAATTGTTCGATGCCAAGGAAGGTTTCAAGAACGATAACTTAGTAGCCCAACTGGGGCAGGGTAAGGACAACAAAGATGCCGTcaagactgatgttgaaaaatGTGCCGATAAGAACGAACAAAAGTCGGACTCGTGTTCATGGGCCTTCCGTGGCTTCAAGTGCTTCATTAAATCAAACCTGCCATTGGTCATGGATAGTTTGAAGAAGAACTAA